CTTGTCGTCGAGTAATGCCCGGGAAAGACGGTTAAGGTAGTCGCCAGCGGAGGCTGACTGGGCAGGGTTTGCAGAGTGAAACTGCGACCAGATTTGCTTAAGACCCGGGAAACCTTGAATTGATAAAGCTTGAACCCGCGCATCTTCAATCACGGAGATCACTGCCATTTGCCATGGGTTGATAGATTCAGCTGAGATAGGATCGCGTGTGTAAACCAGATGCGCTGCACAATGGGCGCTGGCTGCCCGATAAAGCTCAAGACCTGGGATACCTTCATAATCGTCAAAGGCATCCGGTACGTGAATGAAATATCCCTCGATGAATGGTTTGTAGCCATCGCGTTTCTCAAAGTCGCCGGAAGTAGGGCGCATGAAGAAGTCGCGGGCCCAAAGTGCACGCAGGTACATGTTAATCCGACGCTGAACGTCTATGAACAACGTGCCTTTGCGCTCATTTTGCAAAACAGCCAGAGACTCTTTGCTCTGGAGGCCAAAGTATAGGACTTGTTCAGGATAGTCTGTGCGGTGTGCCTGGGCACCCCACAGTGCCCAACGACGCAGTCCACCGAGGGTGAGCTGGTTAAATAATACTTCCAGATTGTCCAGCATGGGACGGACACCACGGGGAGCCTGGGCTACCAGCAGGCTAAGAAACTGCAGGTATTTGACAAATAATTGACCATCGCCCAAGCGTTTAGCCGCCGTAGGCGCGGTAGCCAGCATCAACTCAATTACAGCACCGGAGGTCTTGGAAGACAAGTTCATGGCTGTTTGTATCAAGTCGGCGACGACATCTTCACCCACTTCTTTGGCGACCTGAGGCGCTTCGTCCAGCCAGGTTGCAACCAGTTCGCAGCCGCGACCAAGTCGCCGCAATGCAAGCGCACCTTTCAGATAATGGTCGAGCCCTTGTGGCGAGAATATCTTGGCGGCCTCTACCCAGGCTGAACGCAGTGTTTCCTGCGATTCCGGTGTGAGTTCGTCGAGAATTTCTTTGTAATCGTCGAGATTAATGCTCATGGATCATTCCAATTCCAAATATAAACGATAACTGCTGTGGCTTCGTCTTCGGCTCTTAGCCGGGCTATTTGTACTGTTTTCGTTGCCTCAGCTTGGCAGACCTTTCTATTTCCCCGGGAAATAGAATCAAGTCATTAAGGAAGAGGCATGGAGGCGCAGAGAGTTTTACAGTGAAGCCTCCCCGCGCCTTTGCGGTTAATCACTTAGAAAAAGGTTGTGACTGCGGCATCCAGTGCATCACGCATATCAGGATCATCCGTAATCGGGCGAACCAGTGTTACGCGGCAGGCATCCTTGGGGTCTACGCCCTTTGCGATCAGACTTGCGCCATACACCAGCATCCGGGTAGAAATCCCTTCGTCCAGACCGTGCCCTTTCAAATTGCGGGCGCGTTCGGCAATTGAAACCAGTTTGTCAGCAATATCCGCACTGACTCCGCCTTCGTGCGTGACGATTTCGGTCTCAATGTCATGTGAGGGATAATTGAAGTCCAAGGCACCAAAACGTTGTTTGGTGGATTGCTTCAGATCTTTCATCAGGGACTGATACCCAGGGTTGTATGAAATAACCAGCTGAAAGTCAGGGTGTGCATTGATCAATTCACCTTTCTTTTCAAGCGGCAGAACGCGACGGTTATCAGTCAAAGGGTGGATAACCACGGTGGTGTCCTGACGTGCTTCCACTACTTCATCCAGATAGCAGATTGCGCCATAACGAGCTGCAAGCGCTAATGGACCATCCTGCCAACGGGTACCATTGGCATCTAGCAGAAAACGACCAACCAGATCAGAGGCAGTCATGTCTTCGTTACAAGCAACGGTGATCAGCGGCTTTTGCAGTTTCCACGCCATATATTCAACAAAACGGGTTTTACCGCAACCAGTCGGGCCTTTCAACATCATGGGCATACGTACTGAATAAGCAGCTTCGTAAAGCGCCACCTCGTCTGTGACAGAGTGATAGTAGGGTTCTTTCTCAACAATGTACTGCTTGATAACGTCGTTCATGTCAGTTCCTTGTGGTTCAGCGATCAGCTATCAGTTTTCAGCAATTGTGCATTTCGCATTTCTTACTAACAACAGATAGCTGATGACTGATATTTAAATAAAAAGCCCCCGCCACCTCGCGGCAACGGGGGCTTATATCAGGTTTTTAACCTGCCGCTTGGGTTTAAACCGTTTTACCGCGGTAAATCACCATGGATGCACCTTGGGATTGGTTGAAGTTGTTATAACCAATCAGGCGAACATGGTTGTCTGGGTTGGCTTTGTGACAAGCCAATGCTTCAGCCAGCACCACACTAACGTCGGTTTCACCGAACATAGGCAGTTTCCACATGTACCAGTATGAGTCCATCAAATGCTCTGGTTCTGTGTGTTCAATAGCTGGGTTCCAGCCTTTTGAAATCAGATATTCCACTTGTTTCTTGATGTCTTCATCAGACATTGCAGGCAAGTAGGAGAAAGTTTCAAACTTGCGGCTGGCTGGATCGCTTACGCGCGATTTATAATCCATCACTTCATTCATGATTCATCCTTTTCATATTGATTCGTTTGTTAAATCCTGCATCGGCCTGGGCCGATGCAGGATAGACCATTCTTACTTGTGAGCAACGTCCAGCTTGTCAACAGTGTCAAACTCGAACTTGATTTCTTTCCATGTTTCCATAGCGATTTTCAGTTCAGGGCTGTTTGCTGCTGCCTTGGTCAGGATGTCTTTACCTTCTTTCTCGATGGCTACACCCTTGTTACGTGCTTCTACGCAAGCTTCCAGCGCAACACGGTTAGCTGCTGCACCTGCAGCGTTACCCCATGGGTGACCCAATGTACCGCCACCGAATTGCAACACGGAATCATCACCGAAGATGTTTACCAAAGCTGGCATGTGCCATACGTGAATACCACCAGAAGCTACTGGCAATACGCCTGGCATGGACCCCCAGTCTTGATCGAAAAACAGACCACGACTACGATCTTCTTTGATGAATTCGTCACGCATGGTGTCGATCCAGCCTAAAGTAGCTTCACGATCGCCTTCCAGTTTACCTACAACGGTACCGGAGTGCAGGTGATCACCACCAGACAGACGCAGTACCTTGGTCAATACGCGGAAGTGAATACCGTGGTGCGGGTTGCGGTCAAGCACAGCGTGCATAGCACGGTGAATGTGCAACAGCATGCCGTTGTTACGACACCAATTAGCCAAACCTGTGTTAGCAGTCAAACCGCCGGTCAGGTAGTCATGCATAATGATCGGTGCGCCGATTTCTTTAGCAAATTCTGCGCGCTTGTACATTTCTTCTGGTGTAGGAGCGGTAACGTTCAGGTAGTGACCTTTACGCTCACCGGTTTCACGCTCAGCTTTTAATGTGGCTTCTTGTACGAATTCGAAACGATCGCGCCAGCGCATGAAAGGCTGACTGTTAACGTTTTCATCGTCTTTGGTGAAGTCCAAACCGCCGCGCAGACATTCGTATACAGCGCGACCGTAGTTCTTTGCAGACAGACCCAGCTTAGGCTTGATGGTACAGCCCAGCATTGGACGGCCATACTTGTTCATCTTGTCGCGTTCTACTTGAATACCTTGAGGAGGCCCACCGCAGGTCTTTACGTAAGCGATTGGGAAACGGATGTCTTCCAGACGCAGTGCGCGCAGTGCCTTGAAACCAAATACGTTACCAACCAAAGAGGTCAATACGTTAACAACAGATCCTTCCTCGAACAGGTCGATTGGGTAAGCAACGAAAGCATAGAAGCAGGTGTCATCACCAGGTACGTCTTCAATGCGATATGCGCGACCTTTGTAGTAATCCAGATCGGTCAACAGATCGGTCCACACTGTGGTCCATGTACCGGTTGAGGATTCAGCAGCAACAGCAGCGGCAACTTCTTCGCGATCCACACCGGCTTGAGGGGTGATTTTGAAACACGCAAGAATATCGGTATCCAGTGGTGTGTATTCCGGCGTCCAGTAGGTTGCGCGGTACTCTTTTACACCGGCGTTGTATGATTTTACAGCCATAACAATCTCCTAGTTAATAACAAAGTCAGTTTCACGCCAGCCATATTGCAGTTAGCGGCTGATTGGTAATGCACTATACAGATAGTGCGCTATAAGTAACATTCAGTATTTATGATAATTATGATAAGCTATTACTTATGGTTATTTTCCTGCTTGGAATTCATTATTATAGTTCAACTTAAATGTTACATCTGACTTTTCGGCAATTGAGCGTGTTTGAAGCTGTAGCGCGCCATTTGAATTATTCGCGTGCTGCGGAAGAAATGCATTTATCGCAACCCGCTGTTTCTATGCAGATCAAGCAGCTCGAAGAAAATGTGGGACTTTCTCTGTTTGAGCAACTGGGGAAAAAGATTTTTCTAACTGAGGCTGGCCATGAGTTATATCATTACAGCCGAACCATCGCTCAGCAACTAACAGAAGCAGAAGCCGTTATTAATGAGTTGAAAGGGGTTAAGCGCGGTAAGTTGAAGATTTCAGTAGCTAGCACAGCTAATTATTTTGCACCTCAGTTACTGGCGACTTTTATTCAACGGTTTCCTGATGTGACTGTCAGTTTGAACGTGACTAACCGCGAAACTTTGCTCAATCAACTTGCTCATAATGAAATGGATATGGCCATCATGGGTCAGCCGCCAGATGGTTTGGATCTCGTGGCAGAATCTTTTATGGATAACCCTCTGGTGATTATTGCCCCTGTTAATCACCCTCTTGTCGTTGAAAAAAGTATTCCTTTGGAACGTCTGCAAAATGAGACCTTTCTTGTGCGTGAACAAGGCTCAGGCACACGAATATCAATGGAACGTTTTTTCTCTCTGCACGGTATCAGGTTGACAACCGGTATGGAAATGAGCAGTAATGAGGCGATCAAACAAGCAGTACAAGCAGGTTTGGGATTAGGGATTGTTTCTATCCATACTTTAGCACTGGAGTTGGAATTGAACCGGCTTGCGGTGTTAGATGTAGAGTCATTTCCCATCATGCGGCACTGGTTTGTTGTCCATCGAGCGAACAAAAGGCTTTCTGTTGTCTCTTTGGCATTCAAAAAGTTTTTATTGGACGAGGCAGCAGAATTAATGGCGCAAGCAAGCTAAAGTAGTTTTCAAGTTGTAATGCGAGTAAAAATGCACCGCCAAGATTTTTTTACGATAAGCATAACGCACATTATTTCGTAATGGAATTATGCTAGTTAGTTACAGTTGTATATTGTAAATTGACACTTTGGTATATGTGTGCAAGCATATAACAATATGGGTATCATATGACCCAATATAATAATAAATACTTAACTTGGCTCACTATAGGAGTAGATCATGTCCAGACATGATGCACTGCCAGTTTATGAAGTAGAATATCTGCCAGCGGAACGTAGGGTATCAGATAGATGTGAGCCGATTCAGCGGCTCATGGAGCTTCTCCCGTCCAGTGAGAGAAGGAAATCGCCAGGGCGCCGAGAAGACGATTGGAATGCTTATTATGCTGCAGGCCTTCCTTTGTCATCCTTGTAATAAATTCGAATCTCTTTTCGTTCGCTTTGTATGCATAAAAAAAGGGCGACCAACTGGTCGCCCTTTTTAATGATACTTTAAAACTTACTTCACAACTGCTTTCAGTGTGCCTTTGGCGTACATGGAAGCAATGGTGTCCAGATCAATCGGCTTGATCTTGCTAGCTTGACCAGCAGAACCGAAGGCAGTGAAACGTGCCTTGCAGATTTCTTTCATTGCTAACATCGCTACTGCGTAGTATTTGCGTGGATCAAAGTTCTTTGGGTTTTCAGCCAGATGCTTGCGAATTGCACCAGTAGAAGCCATACGCAAATCTGTATCGATATTCACTTTACGTACACCGTGCTTGATACCTTCCACGATTTCTGCAACTGGCACGCCGTAGGTCTGACCCATGTCGCCACCGTGGCTGTTGATGATTTCCAGCCAATCCTGAGGAACGGAAGAAGAACCATGCATAACCAGGTGAGTGTTAGGAATACGTGCATGAATTTCCTTAACACGATTAATAGCCAGAATGTCCCCGGTAGGAGGGCGTGTGAACTTGTAAGCGCCGTGTGAGGTGCCGATAGCGATAGCCAGTGCATCAACGCCGGTTGCTTTTACAAATTCTGCTGCTTCGTTAGGATCGGTCAAAAGCTGATCGTGACTGAGAACGCCTTCAGCGCCCTGACCGTCTTCTTTTTCACCCATTCCGGTTTCCAGTGAACCCAGACAACCCAGCTCGCCTTCAACGGATACGCCCACTGCATGGGACATTTCAACTACTTTACGGGTAACTTCAACGTTGTATTCAAAACTTGAAGGGGTTTTTGCATCTTCCAGCAAGGAACCGTCCATCATCACGCTGGAGAAACCAGAGCGAATAGCGTTGATACATACAGCTGGAGAAGCACCGTGATCCTGGTGCATCACAACAGGAATGTGTGGATAGGCTTCAATTGCCGCAGCAATAAGGTGGCGCAGGAAGGCTTCACCAGCGTACTTGCGAGCACCTGCCGAACCTTGCATGATAACCGGGCTGTTGCACTCGTCAGCAGCTTGCATGATTGCCTGAACTTGTTCCAGGTTGTTCACGTTGAAAGCAGGTAGGCCGTAACCATTTTCTGCAGCGTGATCCAGTAGTTGACGCAATGAAACTAGAGCCATTTTAAGATCTCCTTAAATTAAAAATTAACGTATAGCCTGTTGGCCGGTTTTTGCAAAAAATCAAAATTCAGGGGGTATTGGGACCAGAGCAGCCAAGTCCTTATTTAGTTAGGACTTATTGCGTTCCCCAACTTTAACCAGTTTCATGGTATTGGTTCCACCTGCCATGCCGATGGGTTCGCCGATGGTGAGTACGATAAGGTCACCATCACGCACAGCGCCACGGCGGCGTAATTCGTCTTCAGCCTCCATCAATAGCTGCTCACGATCTTTTGATGCAGTTTTGAAGTTGACTGGGTAAACACCGCGGAACAAGGTTACCTTTCTACGTGTTTCAACTTCGGGTGTCAAGGCGTATATTGGCACGCCCAAGTTCATCCGTGACATCCACAAGCAGGTAGAACCAGACTCGGTCAGAGCAGCAATTGCCTTAACATTCAAGTTGTTCGCTGTAAAGATTGCGGCCATGGCGATTGATTCATCCACACGGGTAAACCCCTTGTCCAAACGGTACTGGCCTAGAATTGGCTCGTTTTCCTTTTCTGCTTCAATGCATATGCGGTTCATAGCAGCAATCGTTTCTACCGGGTAGCTTCCTGCGGCTGTTTCGGCTGAAAGCATGACGGCATCTGTTCCATCAATAACAGCATTGGCCACGTCTGAAACTTCAGCCCGGGTGGGAATTGGGCTGTTGATCATGGATTCCATCATTTGCGTGGCGGTAATCACCAGCTTGTTCCGTTCCCGTGCGATCCGGATCATGCGTTTTTGTAGTGCAGGTACGGCGGCATCGCCCACTTCAACGCCGAGATCGCCTCGGGCCACCATGATGGCATCAGATGCATCTACAATTTCTTCTAATGCAGTAATGGCCTCAGCGCGTTCAATCTTGGCGAGAAGCATGCCTTTTCCACCGGCTGCGCGCAGCAATTCCCGTGCGAGCTGCATGTCGGCACCACAACGAGGAAATGATACTGCGACATAATCCGCTTTAAGTTGAGCAGCAGTTTTGATGTCTTCGATGTCTTTTTCTGTCAGTGCTGCAGCTGAAAGTCCACCACCTTGACGGTTGATACCCTTGTTATTTGATAGCGGGCCACCTTGGATTACCTTGCAGATTATTTCTGCGCCTTCAACCCGCTCTACCCACATGACAATTCGACCGTCGTCCAATAACAAGGTCGTGCCGCGGCTGACATCGTTGGTCAGTTCCTTGTAATCCAGTCCCACACGTTCCTGGTTACCCAGTTCGCAATTGGCATCAAGAATAAAGGTGTCATCGTTTTTTAGTGTGATGGATTTGTCTGCGAATTTACCGATACGAATTTTTGGTCCCTGAAGGTCCACTAAAACACCAACGGTTTTGCCACGGGCCCGAGCCAGGGATCGCACGGCTTCAGCTCTCTGGATATGTTGTTCCGAGGTGCCATGAGAAAAATTCAAACGGACGAGGTCGACACCAGCTTCAATCATTCGGTCAAGAATTTTAGGATCGTCAGAAGCAGGGCCTAGTGTTGCAACAATTTTTGTTCTACGTAACATGTATTCTTTCGCCACAGAGTCGCGGGTATATAGCGTTACCTATATTTGTTGCTTCCGGCTCAAAATATTATAAGGAGTGAAGTAAACTCACTCCGCCATTATAAATTATAAAATTGGGGTGCAGAAATTTAATAAATATTGATTTTCTCATGCACCCTGATATTCAATGAGATTACTTGGCGGCACGCTGCTCAAGAATCTCAACTGCGGGTAGTTTTTTGCCTTCAAGGAATTCCAGGAAAGCGCCACCGGCTGTAGAAATATAAGATACCTTGTCAAAGATATCGTATTTCTGAATAGCGGCTATGGTATCGCCGCCGCCCGCAAGGGTGAATGCTTTGGTGTTGGCAATTGCCATTGCGATTTGCTTGGTGCCTTCACCGAACTGGTCAAATTCAAACACGCCAACCGGACCATTCCATACTACTGTGCCAGCTTTCATGATGATATCCACGATTTCCTGAGCGCTTTTTGGACCAATGTCGAAAATCATTTCGTCGTCTGTTACTGCCCCTGCATCTTTTAGTACCGCAGGTTCATTGGCATCAAATTTTTTGCCTACTACAACGTCTACAGCAATAGGAATGGTTGCACCACGTGCTGTCATTTTTTTCATCAATGCTTGAGCGGTAGGAACCAGATCATCTTCGCATAGTGATTTGCCAACAGGTTTGCCGGATGCTTTCAGGAAGGTATTGGCAATACCGCCACCCACTACCATCTGATCAACTTTTTCTGACAGGGATTCCAGTACGGTCAGTTTGGTGGATACTTTGGATCCGCCAACGATAGCTACCATAGGGCGAGCTGGGCTCAGCAGGGCTTTGGTCAGAGCTTCCAGTTCTTCTGTCAGCAAAATGCCAGCACAGGCAACGGGTGCAAATTTGGCGATGCCGTGGGTGGAAGCTTCAGCGCGGTGAGCGGTGCCAAATGCGTCCATCACAAATACATCGCATAGTGCGGCATATTTTTTGGCAGTCTCATCGACGTTTTTCTTTTCGCCTTTGTTGATTCGGCAGTTTTCCAGAACGACCAGTTCGCCTTCGGCAACATCAAATCCGCCATCTATCCAGTCTTTGATGAGTCGAACCGATTTGCC
The genomic region above belongs to Sulfurirhabdus autotrophica and contains:
- a CDS encoding CbbQ/NirQ/NorQ/GpvN family protein, with protein sequence MNDVIKQYIVEKEPYYHSVTDEVALYEAAYSVRMPMMLKGPTGCGKTRFVEYMAWKLQKPLITVACNEDMTASDLVGRFLLDANGTRWQDGPLALAARYGAICYLDEVVEARQDTTVVIHPLTDNRRVLPLEKKGELINAHPDFQLVISYNPGYQSLMKDLKQSTKQRFGALDFNYPSHDIETEIVTHEGGVSADIADKLVSIAERARNLKGHGLDEGISTRMLVYGASLIAKGVDPKDACRVTLVRPITDDPDMRDALDAAVTTFF
- a CDS encoding ribulose bisphosphate carboxylase small subunit, which gives rise to MNEVMDYKSRVSDPASRKFETFSYLPAMSDEDIKKQVEYLISKGWNPAIEHTEPEHLMDSYWYMWKLPMFGETDVSVVLAEALACHKANPDNHVRLIGYNNFNQSQGASMVIYRGKTV
- a CDS encoding form I ribulose bisphosphate carboxylase large subunit, translated to MAVKSYNAGVKEYRATYWTPEYTPLDTDILACFKITPQAGVDREEVAAAVAAESSTGTWTTVWTDLLTDLDYYKGRAYRIEDVPGDDTCFYAFVAYPIDLFEEGSVVNVLTSLVGNVFGFKALRALRLEDIRFPIAYVKTCGGPPQGIQVERDKMNKYGRPMLGCTIKPKLGLSAKNYGRAVYECLRGGLDFTKDDENVNSQPFMRWRDRFEFVQEATLKAERETGERKGHYLNVTAPTPEEMYKRAEFAKEIGAPIIMHDYLTGGLTANTGLANWCRNNGMLLHIHRAMHAVLDRNPHHGIHFRVLTKVLRLSGGDHLHSGTVVGKLEGDREATLGWIDTMRDEFIKEDRSRGLFFDQDWGSMPGVLPVASGGIHVWHMPALVNIFGDDSVLQFGGGTLGHPWGNAAGAAANRVALEACVEARNKGVAIEKEGKDILTKAAANSPELKIAMETWKEIKFEFDTVDKLDVAHK
- a CDS encoding LysR family transcriptional regulator, whose amino-acid sequence is MLHLTFRQLSVFEAVARHLNYSRAAEEMHLSQPAVSMQIKQLEENVGLSLFEQLGKKIFLTEAGHELYHYSRTIAQQLTEAEAVINELKGVKRGKLKISVASTANYFAPQLLATFIQRFPDVTVSLNVTNRETLLNQLAHNEMDMAIMGQPPDGLDLVAESFMDNPLVIIAPVNHPLVVEKSIPLERLQNETFLVREQGSGTRISMERFFSLHGIRLTTGMEMSSNEAIKQAVQAGLGLGIVSIHTLALELELNRLAVLDVESFPIMRHWFVVHRANKRLSVVSLAFKKFLLDEAAELMAQAS
- the fba gene encoding class II fructose-bisphosphate aldolase (catalyzes the reversible aldol condensation of dihydroxyacetonephosphate and glyceraldehyde 3-phosphate in the Calvin cycle, glycolysis, and/or gluconeogenesis), with amino-acid sequence MALVSLRQLLDHAAENGYGLPAFNVNNLEQVQAIMQAADECNSPVIMQGSAGARKYAGEAFLRHLIAAAIEAYPHIPVVMHQDHGASPAVCINAIRSGFSSVMMDGSLLEDAKTPSSFEYNVEVTRKVVEMSHAVGVSVEGELGCLGSLETGMGEKEDGQGAEGVLSHDQLLTDPNEAAEFVKATGVDALAIAIGTSHGAYKFTRPPTGDILAINRVKEIHARIPNTHLVMHGSSSVPQDWLEIINSHGGDMGQTYGVPVAEIVEGIKHGVRKVNIDTDLRMASTGAIRKHLAENPKNFDPRKYYAVAMLAMKEICKARFTAFGSAGQASKIKPIDLDTIASMYAKGTLKAVVK
- the pyk gene encoding pyruvate kinase, whose product is MLRRTKIVATLGPASDDPKILDRMIEAGVDLVRLNFSHGTSEQHIQRAEAVRSLARARGKTVGVLVDLQGPKIRIGKFADKSITLKNDDTFILDANCELGNQERVGLDYKELTNDVSRGTTLLLDDGRIVMWVERVEGAEIICKVIQGGPLSNNKGINRQGGGLSAAALTEKDIEDIKTAAQLKADYVAVSFPRCGADMQLARELLRAAGGKGMLLAKIERAEAITALEEIVDASDAIMVARGDLGVEVGDAAVPALQKRMIRIARERNKLVITATQMMESMINSPIPTRAEVSDVANAVIDGTDAVMLSAETAAGSYPVETIAAMNRICIEAEKENEPILGQYRLDKGFTRVDESIAMAAIFTANNLNVKAIAALTESGSTCLWMSRMNLGVPIYALTPEVETRRKVTLFRGVYPVNFKTASKDREQLLMEAEDELRRRGAVRDGDLIVLTIGEPIGMAGGTNTMKLVKVGERNKS
- a CDS encoding phosphoglycerate kinase; translation: MSVIKLTDLDLKGKRVFIRADLNVPVKDGKVTSDARITASMSTINYCINAGAKVMVTSHLGRPEEGVWSEENSLKPVADTISQKLGKSVRLIKDWIDGGFDVAEGELVVLENCRINKGEKKNVDETAKKYAALCDVFVMDAFGTAHRAEASTHGIAKFAPVACAGILLTEELEALTKALLSPARPMVAIVGGSKVSTKLTVLESLSEKVDQMVVGGGIANTFLKASGKPVGKSLCEDDLVPTAQALMKKMTARGATIPIAVDVVVGKKFDANEPAVLKDAGAVTDDEMIFDIGPKSAQEIVDIIMKAGTVVWNGPVGVFEFDQFGEGTKQIAMAIANTKAFTLAGGGDTIAAIQKYDIFDKVSYISTAGGAFLEFLEGKKLPAVEILEQRAAK